From the genome of Candidatus Nitrosocosmicus oleophilus, one region includes:
- a CDS encoding H/ACA ribonucleoprotein complex subunit GAR1, protein MTEEYVSNSDYRILTMELLGEILHFSKSGRLIVRVENNGSQVKSGLMVLDNKEKRIGKIAELIGSVNSPYASIIPFVQAKNKMAGLKVYFTVMGKKDFFSKSKNKKKIKNNKK, encoded by the coding sequence TTGACAGAAGAATATGTAAGTAATAGTGATTATCGAATTTTGACTATGGAATTGCTGGGAGAAATACTTCATTTTTCGAAAAGCGGACGCTTGATAGTAAGAGTCGAGAATAACGGTTCACAGGTGAAATCGGGGTTGATGGTTTTAGACAATAAGGAGAAGAGGATAGGCAAGATCGCTGAATTAATTGGTTCAGTGAACTCTCCCTATGCATCTATAATCCCCTTTGTTCAAGCCAAGAATAAGATGGCAGGTTTGAAAGTATATTTTACCGTTATGGGAAAAAAAGACTTTTTTTCAAAATCCAAAAATAAAAAGAAAATTAAGAACAATAAAAAATAG